The following are encoded together in the Glycine max cultivar Williams 82 chromosome 8, Glycine_max_v4.0, whole genome shotgun sequence genome:
- the LOC100527756 gene encoding ubiquitin-conjugating enzyme E2 5-like isoform X1 — protein MMSDYKVETVNDGMQEFFVEFHGPKDSPYQGGVWKVRVDLPDAYPYKSPSIGFVNKIFHPNVDEMSGSVCLDVISQTWSPMFDLVNVFEVFLPQLLLYPNASDPLNGDAAALMIRDHATYEQRVKEYCEKYAKPEDVGAVQEESSSDDEPSEDDYASSDDAIVGQPDP, from the exons ATGATGAGTGATTACAAGGTGGAGACGGTCAACGATGGCATGCAAGAGTTCTTTGTGGAATTCCACGGACCCAAAGACA GTCCTTATCAAGGTGGTGTGTGGAAAGTAAGGGTGGATCTACCTGATGCCTATCCTTATAAGTCTCCATCTATTGGCTTTGTCAACAAAATTTTCCATCCTAATGTGGATGAGAT GTCTGGTTCTGTTTGCTTAGATGTTATTAGCCAGACTTGGAGTCCAATGTTTG ACCTTGTTAATGTGTTTGAGGTGTTTCTTCCTCAACTTCTTCTGTACCCCAATGCATCAGATCCATTAAATGGTGATGCTGCTGCCTTGATGATTCGAGATCATGCTACATATGAACAAAGAGTCAAAG AATATTGTGAAAAATATGCCAAGCCTGAAGATGTTGGAGCTGTACAGGAGGAAAGTTCCAGTGATGATGAGCCGAGTGAAGATGATTATGCCTCTAGTGATGATGCCATTGTTGGCCAACCTGATCCTTAG
- the LOC100816021 gene encoding AT-rich interactive domain-containing protein 2: MEEWSTFSNGSSLDCIGGVELETVGAFPGNGCGLGKHHVDNGADNGKLKQKYLFYQLFPAYLKDSCSKGGVRPLPVLVDGQWLDLYKLFFLVKERGGYARVSKKRLWGSVTKELGLNLVVCWSVKLVYDKYLNDFDRWLKKTFEEKNLKSGNHGCDWGLKWLPFDIEKEFRALLCPNLKDKDDHKLVKSKSINKKKNTDLVNHKNGNNLLDTKDQNNKSEDVQRIEGDNDEKSTNGVKDNPATLGAEGAKKEFNPHKRKRDALSGMLNWMKHVAKHALDPLTQPIPKPSKWKEYKGQDFFGQFLRAREVLSPRQHEEPSSELSSLQKQKMHPAMYEDHVALGCHATRKLRCSERLPSFVKSRSCSCCNPCSPNGNRLTGSHIMEAEKCPLEKTTETPDVSTTITIAKPSGDESLEKQVSVGPRFQAEVPEWTGVFSESDSKWLGTHVWSLKNDTEPATATDVGRGRQEMCSCEFHGSVECVRLHIAENRMKLKLELGSEFYRLGFDRIGEEVSLQWTTEEEQRFKDIMKSNISSKNKYFWNNPSKYFPKKTRRNLVNYYFNVFLIQLRTYQNRVTPESVDSDDDEVEFGSFSDGFGMDAVKSLGDDFLECSLNKQCTDLKYTKLECKFDNWI, translated from the exons ATGGAAGAATGGTCAACATTCTCAAATGGGTCTTCCTTAGATTGCATTGGAGGAGTTGAACTTGAAACTGTTGGTGCATTTCCTGGAAATGGCTGTGGCCTTGGAAAGCACCATGTTGATAATGGTGCTGACAATGGCAAACTTAAACAGAAGTACTTGTTCTACCAACTGTTTCCTGCTTACCTGAAGGATAGTTGTTCCAAAGGTGGTGTTCGGCCTTTGCCAGTTTTAGTCGACGGTCAATGGCTGGATTTGTACAAACTGTTCTTCCTGGTAAAGGAAAGAGGTGGGTACGCCCGAGTGTCGAAGAAAAGATTGTGGGGTTCTGTGACCAAGGAATTGGGCTTGAACCTTGTGGTTTGCTGGTCTGTAAAATTAGTCTATGACAAGTATCTGAATGATTTCGATAGGTGGCTCAAGAAAACTTTTGAAGAGAAGAATTTAAAAAGCGGGAACCATGGGTGTGATTGGGGTTTAAAGTGGTTGCCATTCGATATTGAGAAAGAGTTTAGAGCCCTGTTATGTCCAAATCTAAAGGACAAAGATGATCACAAACTTgtcaagtcaaaatcaattaataaaaagaaaaacactgaTTTGGTTAACCACAAGAATGGTAATAATCTGTTGGACACCaaagatcaaaataataaatccgAGGATGTTCAACGCATTGAAGGTGATAATGATGAAAAATCAACTAATGGTGTTAAGGACAATCCTGCTACCTTGGGTGCAGAAGGTGCCAAGAAAGAATTTAACCCACACAAACGCAAGCGGGATGCATTGTCTGGCATGCTAAACTGGATGAAGCATGTTGCAAAGCATGCTCTTGATCCTTTAACTCAACCAATACCTAAACCATCAAAGTGGAAGGAATATAAAGGCCAGGACTTTTTTGGTCAATTTCTGAGGGCAAGAGAGGTTCTGTCACCGAGACAGCATGAAGAACCAAGCAGTGAATTGTCTTCTTTGCAG AAACAGAAGATGCACCCTGCCATGTATGAGGATCATGTTGCTCTTGGTTGCCATGCTACAAGAAAATTGAGATGCAGTGAAAGGTTGCCGTCCTTTGTTAAATCTCGGTCGTGCTCGTGCTGCAATCCATGTTCCCCCAACGGAAATAGATTGACAGGCTCACACATTATGGAGGCAGAAAAATGTCCTCTGGAGAAAACAACTGAAACACCAGATGTATCAACCACAATAACAATAGCTAAGCCATCTGGGGATGAGTCTCTCGAAAAGCAAGTTTCTGTAGGTCCTCGTTTTCAAGCAGAAGTCCCAGAATGGACTGGTGTATTTTCTGAGAGTGACTCTAAATGGTTGGGCACACATGTATGGTCTTTGAAAAATGACACTGAACCTGCTACAGCAACAGATGTTGGGAGAGGAAGACAAGAGATGTGTAGCTGTGAATTTCATGGTTCTGTTGAATGTGTTAGATTGCATATTGCTGAAAATAGGATGAAATTGAAGCTTGAATTGGGTTCTGAATTTTACCGTTTGGGATTTGATCGTATTGGTGAGGAAGTTTCACTTCAATGGACAACTGAAGAAGAACAGAGATTTAAGGATATCATGAAATCAAATATTTcctccaaaaataaatatttttggaacAATCCATCCAAATACTTTCCAAAGAAGACAAGAAGAAACTTGGTGAACTATTACTTCAATGTATTTCTTATTCAACTAAGAACCTATCAGAATCGGGTGACTCCAGAGAGCGTTGATAGTGATGATGATGAAGTAGAATTTGGATCTTTCAGCGATGGTTTTGGGATGGACGCTGTCAAGAGTCTTGGTGATGATTTCCTGGAGTGTTCTCTGAACAAGCAGTGTACTGATCTCAAATACACAAAATTAGAGTGCAAATTTGATAATTGGATCTGA
- the LOC100816369 gene encoding E3 ubiquitin-protein ligase At3g02290-like isoform X2 encodes MGGCCCCCCSAKETVLSAPPAYYYYPRASEEHVPLSSHQGAASAFSGRLLVDTNLDTSSPDTYRPPPAPIPFNVTLGTTQTPPAAQEIRSDKNNTSLHSTNSNAIQEPVAGDNHGTSAKLEELKESDCKVQTDLELDSAKGSEIELAKSGKPIDVVEEEDTCPICLEEYDAENPKLATKCDHHFHLACILEWMERSETCPVCDQDLVFDPPIE; translated from the exons ATGGGcggttgctgttgttgttgttgttctgcTAAGGAGACTGTGTTGAGCGCTCCACCTGCGTACTATTAT TATCCAAGAGCATCAGAAGAGCATGTTCCTCTATCATCTCACCAGGGTGCTGCTTCTGCTTTCTCTGGGCGGCTCTTGGTTGATACTAATCTAGATACTTCATCTCCTGATACTTATAGACCTCCCCCTGCTCCTATCCCTTTCAATGTTACCTTGGGTACCACTCAAACTCCACCTGCGGCTCAAGAAATTCGTAGTGACAAGAATAATACTTCCTTGCATTCTACAAATTCTAATGCAATTCAAGAACCAGTTGCTGGAGACAATCATGGGACCTCGGCTAAGTTGGAAGAGCTGAAGGAATCAGACTGCAAAGTTCAAACCGATCTAGAGCTAGATTCTGCAAAGGGTTCCGAAATTGAACTTGCAAAGTCGGGAAAACCTATAGATGTAGTAGAAGAGGAGGATACATGCCCAATTTGTTTAGAAG AATATGATGCAGAGAATCCAAAACTCGCAACAAAATGTGACCATCATTTTCACCTTGCGTGCATTCTGGAATGGATGGAAAGAAGTGAGACTTGCCCTGTGTGCGATCAG GATTTGGTTTTCGACCCTCCCATTGAATAA
- the LOC100816369 gene encoding E3 ubiquitin-protein ligase At3g02290-like isoform 2 (isoform 2 is encoded by transcript variant 6) — protein MGGCCCCCCSAKETVLSAPPAYYYQYPRASEEHVPLSSHQGAASAFSGRLLVDTNLDTSSPDTYRPPPAPIPFNVTLGTTQTPPAAQEIRSDKNNTSLHSTNSNAIQEPVAGDNHGTSAKLEELKESDCKVQTDLELDSAKGSEIELAKSGKPIDVVEEEDTCPICLEEYDAENPKLATKCDHHFHLACILEWMERSETCPVCDQDLVFDPPIE, from the exons ATGGGcggttgctgttgttgttgttgttctgcTAAGGAGACTGTGTTGAGCGCTCCACCTGCGTACTATTAT CAGTATCCAAGAGCATCAGAAGAGCATGTTCCTCTATCATCTCACCAGGGTGCTGCTTCTGCTTTCTCTGGGCGGCTCTTGGTTGATACTAATCTAGATACTTCATCTCCTGATACTTATAGACCTCCCCCTGCTCCTATCCCTTTCAATGTTACCTTGGGTACCACTCAAACTCCACCTGCGGCTCAAGAAATTCGTAGTGACAAGAATAATACTTCCTTGCATTCTACAAATTCTAATGCAATTCAAGAACCAGTTGCTGGAGACAATCATGGGACCTCGGCTAAGTTGGAAGAGCTGAAGGAATCAGACTGCAAAGTTCAAACCGATCTAGAGCTAGATTCTGCAAAGGGTTCCGAAATTGAACTTGCAAAGTCGGGAAAACCTATAGATGTAGTAGAAGAGGAGGATACATGCCCAATTTGTTTAGAAG AATATGATGCAGAGAATCCAAAACTCGCAACAAAATGTGACCATCATTTTCACCTTGCGTGCATTCTGGAATGGATGGAAAGAAGTGAGACTTGCCCTGTGTGCGATCAG GATTTGGTTTTCGACCCTCCCATTGAATAA
- the LOC100527756 gene encoding Ubiquitin-conjugating enzyme E2 5-like, with protein MSSPSKRRDMDLMKLMMSDYKVETVNDGMQEFFVEFHGPKDSPYQGGVWKVRVDLPDAYPYKSPSIGFVNKIFHPNVDEMSGSVCLDVISQTWSPMFDLVNVFEVFLPQLLLYPNASDPLNGDAAALMIRDHATYEQRVKEYCEKYAKPEDVGAVQEESSSDDEPSEDDYASSDDAIVGQPDP; from the exons ATGTCTTCCCCAAGCAAACGCCGAGACATGGACTTGATGAAGCT GATGATGAGTGATTACAAGGTGGAGACGGTCAACGATGGCATGCAAGAGTTCTTTGTGGAATTCCACGGACCCAAAGACA GTCCTTATCAAGGTGGTGTGTGGAAAGTAAGGGTGGATCTACCTGATGCCTATCCTTATAAGTCTCCATCTATTGGCTTTGTCAACAAAATTTTCCATCCTAATGTGGATGAGAT GTCTGGTTCTGTTTGCTTAGATGTTATTAGCCAGACTTGGAGTCCAATGTTTG ACCTTGTTAATGTGTTTGAGGTGTTTCTTCCTCAACTTCTTCTGTACCCCAATGCATCAGATCCATTAAATGGTGATGCTGCTGCCTTGATGATTCGAGATCATGCTACATATGAACAAAGAGTCAAAG AATATTGTGAAAAATATGCCAAGCCTGAAGATGTTGGAGCTGTACAGGAGGAAAGTTCCAGTGATGATGAGCCGAGTGAAGATGATTATGCCTCTAGTGATGATGCCATTGTTGGCCAACCTGATCCTTAG
- the LOC100815488 gene encoding uncharacterized protein: MMDIQEESSTTLGPLTAKSSRNMSSSSSAFFSANQSPFFSPRSSSCQLSESLRPDAPSDRIHSDAAAPSTISGIPEPKSIVNVGCSFSEVAASPAGCNAGDLQNLDRISSSVGISSSTVSGYCHPYDDGYSGLKEKRSKRGRNKRTSSTPGSRSLSSYRLKSCDVFIGLHGRKPPLIRFANWLRVELEIQGISCFISDRAGCRNSCKLGIAEKAMDVASFGIVIITRKSFKNPYTIEELQFFSGKKNLVPIYFDLSPADCLVRDIFEKRGELWEKHGGELWLLYGGLEQEWKDAVHGLSRVEEWKLEAHDGNWRDCILRAVTLLAMKLGRRGAAEHLTKWREKVKEEELPFTRNENFIGRKKELSQLEFMLFGDVTGDSRQDYIDLKARPKRRHLTIGRGKSSVLDERHMGNGTREEKTSVLWKESEKEIEMQSIEFSHGHHRSRIKCGGKYTRRKRGMKIVYGKGIACISGDSGIGKTELILEFAYRFHQRYKMVLWIGGESRHIRQNYLKLRSILEVDLSVENSLEKTRIKGFEEQEEAAVSGIRNELMRNIPYLVIIDNLESEKDWWDHKLVMDLLPRFGGETHIIISTCLPRVMNLEPLKVSYLSGVEAMSLMLGSGKDYPVAEVDALRTIEEKLGRLTLGLAIVSGILSEIPITPSRLLDTINRIPLKDMSWSGKEAHSFRQNTFLLQLFDVCFSIFDHSDSPRSLATRMVLVSGWFAPCAIPVSLLALAAQKIPEKQKGTCFWRKLLQSLTCGFTSSHTKKSELEASSLLLRFNIARSSTKQGHIYFNDIIKQYARKREVTGSAQAMVQAVISQGSISENIEHLWAACFLLFAFGHNPPAVELEVSEFLYLVKKVVLPLAIHTFITYSRCTAAIELLHLCTNALEAADQAFVTPVDKWFDKSLCWRSIQTNAQLNPCLWQELALCRATVLETRGKLMLRGAQFDIGDDLIRKAVYIRTSICGEDHPDTISARETLSKLTRLIANVQIRAST; encoded by the coding sequence ATGATGGATATTCAAGAAGAGAGCTCCACCACACTTGGACCCTTGACAGCAAAGAGTTCAAGGAACATGTCATCCTCGTCTTCAGCCTTTTTTTCAGCCAATCAGTCACCCTTCTTCTCTCCAAGATCATCATCATGTCAGTTATCAGAGTCTTTGCGACCCGATGCTCCCAGTGACAGAATTCATTCAGATGCTGCTGCCCCCAGCACCATTTCAGGGATTCCAGAACCAAAGTCTATTGTGAATGTTGGATGCTCCTTCTCTGAGGTGGCTGCATCTCCAGCTGGCTGTAATGCAGGTGATTTGCAGAACCTTGATCGCATATCTTCCTCAGTCGGCATCTCTAGTAGCACTGTGTCTGGTTATTGCCATCCTTATGATGATGGTTATTCTGGGctgaaagagaagagaagcaaGAGAGGCAGAAACAAAAGAACATCATCAACACCAGGTTCTAGATCACTTTCTTCTTATAGACTAAAGAGTTGTGATGTCTTTATAGGACTACATGGTCGTAAACCTCCTCTAATAAGATTTGCCAATTGGTTGCGTGTCGAGTTAGAAATTCAAGGCATAAGTTGTTTTATATCAGATAGGGCTGGATGTAGAAACTCTTGCAAGCTTGGCATTGCAGAGAAAGCTATGGATGTTGCTTCTTTTGGGATAGTAATTATAACAAGGAAGTCTTTCAAGAACCCATACACAATTGAGGAGCTGCAGTTTTTCTCTGGCAAGAAGAACTTGGTCCCTATATACTTTGATTTGAGTCCAGCCGATTGTCTTGTGAGGGATATATTTGAGAAGAGGGGTGAGCTGTGGGAAAAACATGGAGGGGAGCTTTGGCTTTTGTATGGAGGGTTGGAGCAGGAGTGGAAAGATGCTGTTCATGGCCTCTCACGTGTTGAAGAATGGAAGTTGGAAGCTCATGATGGAAACTGGAGAGATTGCATACTGAGGGCTGTAACATTATTAGCAATGAAGTTAGGCAGAAGAGGTGCGGCTGAGCATTTGACAAAATGGAGGGAGAAAGTGAAAGAAGAAGAGCTGCCTTTCACTCGTAATGAGAACTTCATTGGTAGGAAGAAAGAGCTTTCTCAACTGGAGTTTATGCTTTTTGGTGATGTTACTGGAGATTCAAGGCAAGACTATATCGATCTTAAGGCCAGACCGAAACGAAGGCATTTGACTATTGGTCGGGGAAAGAGTAGTGTGCTAGATGAGAGACATATGGGAAATGGAACTAGGGAGGAAAAAACATCAGTTCTATGGAAGGAGtcagaaaaagaaattgaaatgcaaAGTATTGAGTTTTCTCACGGGCACCACCGATCAAGGATCAAGTGTGGTGGAAAGTATACTAGGAGGAAAAGAGGAATGAAGATTGTGTATGGGAAAGGGATTGCCTGCATATCAGGAGATTCAGGAATTGGTAAAACAGAACTTATTCTTGAGTTTGCTTACAGATTTCACCAGAGATACAAGATGGTTTTATGGATAGGAGGGGAGAGTAGGCATATAAGGCAAAACTATCTAAAACTCAGGTCCATTTTAGAAGTTGATTTGAGTGTTgagaatagtttggaaaaaacTAGGATAAAAGGGTttgaagaacaagaagaagcaGCCGTTTCTGGAATTCGCAACGAGCTAATGAGAAACATTCCGTATCTTGTGATCATTGATAACTTGGAAAGCGAAAAGGATTGGTGGGATCACAAACTTGTGATGGATCTCCTCCCTCGTTTTGGTGGAGAGACCCATATAATTATATCAACATGCCTTCCTCGTGTCATGAACTTGGAACCTCTAAAAGTTTCATACTTATCTGGAGTTGAAGCAATGTCTCTAATGCTAGGAAGTGGCAAGGACTATCCAGTTGCAGAGGTTGATGCTCTGAGAACTATTGAGGAGAAGCTTGGGAGGTTAACTTTGGGCCTTGCCATTGTTAGTGGAATTTTGTCTGAGATACCTATAACCCCAAGCAGGCTCTTAGATACCATAAACAGAATACCCTTGAAGGACATGTCATGGAGTGGTAAAGAAGCTCACTCATTCAGGCAGAACACTTTCCTGCTGCAACTCTTTGATGTTTGTTtctcaatatttgatcattcaGACAGCCCGAGGAGCTTGGCAACCAGAATGGTACTGGTAAGTGGATGGTTTGCACCTTGTGCAATTCCAGTTTCCTTATTGGCACTTGCTGCTCAGAAGATACCAGAAAAGCAAAAGGGGACTTGTTTCTGGAGAAAATTACTGCAATCCTTAACATGTGGGTTCACATCCTCACACACCAAAAAATCAGAATTAGAAGCATCTTCCCTACTGCTAAGATTCAACATTGCAAGGAGTAGTACTAAGCAAGGACATATCTATTTCAATGACATCATCAAACAATATGCTCGGAAAAGAGAAGTTACCGGATCTGCACAAGCAATGGTTCAAGCTGTTATCAGTCAAGGGTCAATATCTGAAAACATAGAGCATTTATGGGCTGCATGTTTTCTGCTATTTGCATTTGGTCATAATCCTCCGGCTGTTGAACTCGAGGTTTCTGAGTTCTTATATCTTGTTAAAAAAGTGGTTCTGCCTCTTGCAATTCACACTTTCATCACGTACTCTAGATGCACTGCTGCTATAGAGCTTCTGCACCTTTGCACCAATGCCTTGGAAGCTGCAGACCAAGCATTTGTTACCCCAGTTGACAAGTGGTTTGACAAATCCCTTTGCTGGAGGTCCATCCAGACTAATGCTCAGTTGAATCCTTGCCTTTGGCAAGAGTTGGCTTTGTGTAGAGCTACTGTGCTCGAGACTAGGGGCAAACTAATGCTAAGAGGTGCACAATTTGACATAGGGGATGATCTAATCAGGAAGGCCGTTTATATCAGGACTTCAATTTGTGGTGAAGATCATCCCGATACCATATCTGCTCGTGAAACATTAAGCAAACTCACCAGACTAATTGCAAATGTCCAAATTCGTGCTTCTACATAG